Below is a genomic region from Coleofasciculaceae cyanobacterium.
AGATTTTTGCCATAGGCTACGCGATTTTTACCGACGATGACAAAATGACACTGAGGCCGCTTTAGTTGCAGAATCGATATAGCTTCAATTAATTGAGGAAAACCGCGATAGGGTTCCATACCTCGGGCAACATAGGTAACAATTTCTGGGGCTTGAGCAAGATCGAGATTTATCCGTGGCAAAGACAATTTGGCATTTGCCATCGGTTTGAAGTAATTTGTATCGATGCCGTCGTGATGGACTTTAAGCTTGCTTTGAAATTCTTGGGGAAATTGCGATCGCTGCCACTGAGTCGGTGATAAGCCGCGATCGCAACTGACTAAATCTAATAAAATTGGCGCGTTTTTAATCCGAATCCTGGCTTCATCATCAGCATTAATTGGATCGCTGGGGTCAAAGCTAGCATCTGAGCCATAGGCACGATAAAACCACTCAAAATAGCAAAGTAAGGTGGCTCGAGGAAATATATCCTTCATAAATAAGGTTGGTCCCCATCCAGAATGTCCGTATACTAAGTCAGGATAAAAACCCCGATCTTTTAATTTCTGTGCCACTCGATATACACTTTGGGCTTCTAAAACTGCATTTTCTAAAGGTTTTACATAATGATGAGTTTCAGGGCGAGCAGGGCGAGATTTTTCATATACTACTTTATTAACTCCTGCAATCTGACCTTCTGGACGATTTGTGGCATAAACCACAGTGTTTTGACTATCTTGGCCTAAAACTGTCGCTAGATGGCGAAATTGAGCTGGAAAATTAGGATGTAAAAATAAAATTTTCATAACTACGCGCTTAAACTAGGAGTATTATGAATTCCCAATTTTAGCTTACGTCCAACTGAGGATAACAATAGTGCTAGATTGATAAAATACCTTCAAACTTTACAGCTCATGACTTCTTGGCGCGATCGCATCTCGAAATTTAGTGGCAAAACCCGCTTTGTCGTATCTCGCATTTTTATCCACTTAGCAGGAGCGGAAATTGCTCCCATGTTAGGTGTCTTAAATCGTGTCGCTAGAGAAGCAATTGACGCTGATGGCGATCTAGAAGTACTGGGAGAAGGGTTAGTCTCTGTCTGCCAAAATCTGCTGCAAATGAGTAATGATTGGCAATCTGCGGGCAATGAGGGAGATGTGTTTTGGGATGAGGGAGAAGCAGGGGATTATGTCAATGAACTGTTTACCGATTCCGCCCAAAGATATCTCAGTGCCATAGATACTACTGAAGATATTAACGATAACGAGCCTTTGTCTCTACCTATCACTAGCAATCTAGTAATTATCTTAACCGTTGCTATGACTGGGGAATCGACCGAGCTAGAAACCAATCTCGCCGATGTAGAAGCGTTGGAATATGGACTCAAAGCTTTAATTAATCTCCATTATCAAGAAAAGCTCAGAGCGATTCAAATCCATTTCTCACCTGCCAAATTAGGTGATGAGCTAGATGGAGAGCAATTATTACTTAACTTTCCTGAATTGATTCCCCTTTAACAAAGTTAAAAACTGTTCGAATGCTCAGTGTAGAGCTAATTTTAGTTGACAAATGTTAGTCTCAAGTTGTTTTTGGGGAATCTTATAAACATCAACCTCATAACATATTGAGATCAATAAGTTTTGCATGATGAACAAGTCCAACCCTAAAAGCATCGATTACTAATTAAAAATCAGTCAAATCGGCGTACTGTTAATTTGGAATCTGCGACTTGTTCTATTGGTCGAGATGAAAAAAATTTGATAGTTCTCAATTCGCCTAAAATTTCTCGTTATCATGCAACCCTGCTGAGAATTACTACCCCAGGAGCTGATAGTCATCAGTTTCGGATTATTGATGGCGATTTGAACGGCA
It encodes:
- a CDS encoding glycosyltransferase family 4 protein, which codes for MKILFLHPNFPAQFRHLATVLGQDSQNTVVYATNRPEGQIAGVNKVVYEKSRPARPETHHYVKPLENAVLEAQSVYRVAQKLKDRGFYPDLVYGHSGWGPTLFMKDIFPRATLLCYFEWFYRAYGSDASFDPSDPINADDEARIRIKNAPILLDLVSCDRGLSPTQWQRSQFPQEFQSKLKVHHDGIDTNYFKPMANAKLSLPRINLDLAQAPEIVTYVARGMEPYRGFPQLIEAISILQLKRPQCHFVIVGKNRVAYGKNLADGKTYKEAMLEKFPLDLSRVHFTDLLPYDEYLQVLQASSVHIYLTRPFVLSWSMLEALATGCLIVASDTAPVTEVIEDNVNGLLVNFFDPEEISDRVIKALENSEKMAVIRVKARETILESYDLANLLPQHLQWVKDSV
- a CDS encoding DUF1517 domain-containing protein, with translation MTSWRDRISKFSGKTRFVVSRIFIHLAGAEIAPMLGVLNRVAREAIDADGDLEVLGEGLVSVCQNLLQMSNDWQSAGNEGDVFWDEGEAGDYVNELFTDSAQRYLSAIDTTEDINDNEPLSLPITSNLVIILTVAMTGESTELETNLADVEALEYGLKALINLHYQEKLRAIQIHFSPAKLGDELDGEQLLLNFPELIPL